From a single Aythya fuligula isolate bAytFul2 chromosome 16, bAytFul2.pri, whole genome shotgun sequence genomic region:
- the TTI1 gene encoding TELO2-interacting protein 1 homolog isoform X1 yields MAVFDTPREAFGALRPACVRLTQAQTAENVALLRARLAAVGAAALQELQEYVLYPLRLALASPGPRRERLAQSAARGLAAVLGATRLRGPELLRELLAELCACLGTPPAPGPAPGPAPAPGPASEELKLAVVEALHALIHSADGDVILSLYRPPALHLLGFTVSLLLGLAERERARQLKISALKCLQALVLRCECQQHRRLREDEEQQCGDMFASFLPGVSLALSRVITADIKQGHATTVAALRVFYQVVGLVMADEQLARIPENKEKPSGEQSGVSKLVVHRGPDWSKNTAEKLSLLLHKIVERSSVHSHWKVRLELVELVHHLVRNCRQSLVDSFTHLLKAVVGLVNDENSEVQSRCNEVLQHIAEQQLVAHNRALADVLSENLHSLATVLPRLMNSQDDTGKFATLSLLLGYLKLLGPKVNIVLNSASHLHRLSKALMQVLELDVTDVKIVEDRRWGSGSGYEGSLQHGVQKGGCQKKYFRFFTEEKVFQLLQQVCRVLGYYGNLYLLVDHFLGLYSESALYRKQAAMVLNELIAGAAGVGVDVLQQREVPLDVDDIKGAITSVLDEYTDQANWYLVTSIDAEEASQELSVNHSGLAALPGAACGSVLPPPDLCVTTRTMNSNIWQICIQLEGVGCFATVLGKEFRLLLLSALYPVLEKAGDKTLLISETAMGTLVDICEACSYDSVQCLINENSDYLVNGISLNLRHVAHRPHASQVLDTMLRHSDASLLPLVEDVIQDVLSTLDQSYNHQASTFLGVLHSLVAALVKWFGPSHSEEPQRRQAAERQSGTLGQVQAAITGQEVEQFFLDYVRQKQVAEGNLSDSGDEEADEVPPVAKLEPSNSDTEGETPLPSHAQLAKDVMGRCIHLLSDRSLRVRLKVLDVLELCVTVLHPHRNHLLPMAHRVWPALVTRLISDDPLAVLRAFKVLCTLAQKCGDFLRQRFSKDVLPKLTSSLLSQAPASARAGPVYSHTLAFKLQLAVLQGLGSLCEKLDMGESDLNKVADACLIYLSAKQPMKLQEAAQSVFLHLMHVDPDSTWLLLNEVCCPQLYEPPHASLQPVKLRGMGRPRNEFTDNVLLLLEKLQQQESRVLQAGTQEASPA; encoded by the exons atGGCCGTGTTCGACACCCCCCGCGAGGCCTTCGGCGCCCTGCGGCCCGCCTGCGTGCGGCTGACCCAGGCTCAGACGGCCGAGAACGTGGCGCTGCTGCGGGCCCGGCTGGCGGCGGTGGGCGCGGCGgcgctgcaggagctgcaggagtaCGTCCTGTACCCGCTGCGCCTCGCCCTCGCCTCGCCGGGGCCCCGCCGGGAGCGGCTGGCGCAGAGCGCGGCGCGGGGCCTGGCCGCCGTGCTGGGAGCCACCCGGCTGCGGGGCCCCGAGCTGCTGCGGGAGCTGCTGGCCGAGCTCTGCGCCTGCCTCGGCACCCCCCCGGCACCGGGACCCgcaccgggaccggcaccggcaccgggacccgCCTCGGAGGAGCTGAAGCTGGCCGTGGTGGAGGCGCTGCACGCCCTGATCCATTCGGCCGACGGGGACGTTATCCTGTCGCTGTACCGGCCGCCGGCCCTGCACCTCCTGGGCTTCACCGTGTCGCTGCTGCTGGGCCTGGCGGAGCGGGAGAGAGCGAGGCAGCTGAAGATCTCCGCGCTGAAGTGCCTGCAGGCCCTCGTCCTGCGGTGCGAGTGTCAGCAGCACAGGCGGCTCCGTGAGGACGAGGAGCAGCAATGTGGGGATATGTTCGCCTCGTTTCTGCCTGGCGTGTCTCTGGCGCTGTCCCGAGTTATTACTGCGGACATCAAACAAGGGCACGCAACCACCGTGGCTGCCCTCAGAGTGTTCTACCAGGTTGTTGGCTTGGTCATGGCTGATGAGCAGCTAGCCAGGATCCCAGAGAATAAAGAGAAGCCGTCAGGGGAACAAAGTGGAGTATCAAAACTGGTGGTCCACAGAGGACCTGACTGGAGTAAAAATACCGCAGAAAAACTCTCTCTCCTCTTGCATAAAATTGTTGAACGATCTTCAGTTCACTCGCACTGGAAAGTGAGACTGGAGCTGGTGGAACTCGTCCATCACTTAGTGAGGAACTGCAGGCAGTCACTAGTGGACTCGTTCACTCATCTTCTAAAGGCCGTGGTCGGGCTGGTTAACGACGAAAACAGCGAAGTCCAGAGCAGATGTAACGAGGTTCTGCAGCACATTGCGGAGCAGCAGCTGGTAGCACACAACAGGGCTCTTGCTGATGTTCTCTCGGAGAACCTCCATTCCCTCGCCACAGTTCTGCCTCGCCTCATGAACTCTCAGGACGACACGGGCAAGTTTGCCACTCTGAGCTTATTGCTTGGCTACCTGAAGCTGCTGGGCCCCAAGGTTAACATCGTCCTCAACTCCGCATCCCACCTCCACCGGCTGTCCAAAGCACTGATGCAAGTTCTGGAGCTGGACGTGACGGATGTGAAGATAGTGGAAGACAGGCGCTGGGGCTCTGGGAGCGGGTACGAGGGCTCCTTGCAGCACGGTGTGCAGAAGGGCGGGTgccagaagaaatatttccGCTTCTTCACGGAGGAAAAAGttttccagctccttcagcaagtttgccgTGTTCTTGGCTACTATGGAAACCTCTACTTGCTGGTGGATCATTTCCTGGGGCTGTACAGCGAGTCTGCCCTGTACCGAAAGCAGGCTGCAATGGTCCTCAACGAGCTgattgcaggagctgctggcgtAGGGGTGGATGTACTTCAGCAGAGGGAAGTTCCACTGGATGTGGATGATATCAAAGGGGCCATAACATCCGTTCTTGATGAGTACACAGACCAGGCAAACTGGTACTTAGTCACCAGCATTGATGCGGAAGAAGCCAGCCAGGAGCTCTCCGTGAATCACTCAGGACTTGctgccctccccggggctgcGTGCGGCAGCGTTCTGCCACCCCCAGACCTGTGTGTAACGACCCGCACCATGAACAGCAACATCTGGCAGATCTGCATCCAGCTGGAAGGGGTCGGCTGCTTCGCCACAGTCCTTGGGAAAGAATTCCGGTTGCTTCTGCTGTCAGCTCTCTACCCAGTGCTGGAAAAGGCCGGAGACAAAACTCTGCTCATCAGTGAGACGGCGATGGGAACGCTGGTGGACATCTGCGAGGCCTGCAGTTACGACTCCGTGCAGTGTTTGATTAACGAGAACTCTGACTACCTGGTGAACGGGATTTCCCTGAATTTGCGCCACGTGGCACATCGGCCGCACGCGTCCCAGGTGCTGGACACCATGCTGAGGCACTCGGATGCCAGCTTGCTGCCGCTGGTAGAAGACGTCATCCAAGACGTCCTGTCGACGCTAGATCAGTCGTACAATCACCAGGCTTCCACCTTCCTCGGGGTCCTCCACTCACTCGTGGCAGCTCTAG TCAAGTGGTTCGGGCCGTCCCACAGCGAGGAGCCCCAGCGGAGGCAGGCTGCTGAGAGGCAGAGCGGGACTTTGGGCCAGGTGCAGGCGGCGATAACAGGGCAAGAAGTGGAGCAATTCTTCCTCGACTATGTCAGACAGAAGCAGGTTGCAGAGGGCAACCTTTCTGACTCTGGTGATGAGGAGGCAG ATGAGGTTCCCCCTGTTGCTAAACTTGAGCCAAGCAACTCTGACACAGAAGGAGAAACTCCTCTGCCCAGCCACGCTCAGCTGGCCAAAGATGTGATGGGAAGGTGCATCCACTTGCTGTCTGACAGGAGCCTCCGTGTGCGGCTGAAG GTCCTGGACGTGCTGGAGCTCTGTGTAACCGTGCTGCATCCTCACAGAAACCATCTGCTTCCCATGGCTCATCGTGTCTGGCCAGCTCTCGTCACCCGGCTGATCAGCGACGACCCTCTGGCAGTGCTGAGAGCCTTCAAG GTGCTGTGTACCCTGGCTCAAAAGTGTGGGGACTTCTTGAGACAGAGATTCTCCAAAGACGTCCTGCCTAAGCTGACCAGTTCCCTCCTCAGCCAGGCCCCAGCAAGTGCCAGAGCTGGGCCTGTGTACAGCCACACGCTTGCCTTCAAGTTACAGCTGGCTGTGTTGCAGGGACTGGGGTCTCTGTGCGAGAAGCTGGACATGG GTGAGAGCGACCTGAATAAAGTGGCAGATGCTTGCCTGATTTACCTCAGCGCCAAGCAACCCATGAAGTTGCAAGAAGCTGCCCAGAG tgttttcctCCACTTAATGCACGTGGACCCTGACAGCACCTGGCTCCTCCTGAACGAGGTCTGCTGCCCTCAGCTGTACGAGCCTCCCCACGCCAGCTTGCAGCCTGTGAAGCTTCGTGGGATGGGGAGGCCGCGGAATGAGTTCACTGACAAcgtcctgctcctgctggagaagctgcagcaaCAGGAGAGCAGagtgctgcaggctggcacACAAGAGGCATCTCCTGCTTGA
- the TTI1 gene encoding TELO2-interacting protein 1 homolog isoform X2 produces the protein MAVFDTPREAFGALRPACVRLTQAQTAENVALLRARLAAVGAAALQELQEYVLYPLRLALASPGPRRERLAQSAARGLAAVLGATRLRGPELLRELLAELCACLGTPPAPGPAPGPAPAPGPASEELKLAVVEALHALIHSADGDVILSLYRPPALHLLGFTVSLLLGLAERERARQLKISALKCLQALVLRCECQQHRRLREDEEQQCGDMFASFLPGVSLALSRVITADIKQGHATTVAALRVFYQVVGLVMADEQLARIPENKEKPSGEQSGVSKLVVHRGPDWSKNTAEKLSLLLHKIVERSSVHSHWKVRLELVELVHHLVRNCRQSLVDSFTHLLKAVVGLVNDENSEVQSRCNEVLQHIAEQQLVAHNRALADVLSENLHSLATVLPRLMNSQDDTGKFATLSLLLGYLKLLGPKVNIVLNSASHLHRLSKALMQVLELDVTDVKIVEDRRWGSGSGYEGSLQHGVQKGGCQKKYFRFFTEEKVFQLLQQVCRVLGYYGNLYLLVDHFLGLYSESALYRKQAAMVLNELIAGAAGVGVDVLQQREVPLDVDDIKGAITSVLDEYTDQANWYLVTSIDAEEASQELSVNHSGLAALPGAACGSVLPPPDLCVTTRTMNSNIWQICIQLEGVGCFATVLGKEFRLLLLSALYPVLEKAGDKTLLISETAMGTLVDICEACSYDSVQCLINENSDYLVNGISLNLRHVAHRPHASQVLDTMLRHSDASLLPLVEDVIQDVLSTLDQSYNHQASTFLGVLHSLVAALVKWFGPSHSEEPQRRQAAERQSGTLGQVQAAITGQEVEQFFLDYVRQKQVAEGNLSDSGDEEADEVPPVAKLEPSNSDTEGETPLPSHAQLAKDVMGRCIHLLSDRSLRVRLKVLDVLELCVTVLHPHRNHLLPMAHRVWPALVTRLISDDPLAVLRAFKVLCTLAQKCGDFLRQRFSKDVLPKLTSSLLSQAPASARAGPVYSHTLAFKLQLAVLQGLGSLCEKLDMGESDLNKVADACLIYLSAKQPMKLQEAAQSTSVSCRTGSLIEVSPCSEKAARG, from the exons atGGCCGTGTTCGACACCCCCCGCGAGGCCTTCGGCGCCCTGCGGCCCGCCTGCGTGCGGCTGACCCAGGCTCAGACGGCCGAGAACGTGGCGCTGCTGCGGGCCCGGCTGGCGGCGGTGGGCGCGGCGgcgctgcaggagctgcaggagtaCGTCCTGTACCCGCTGCGCCTCGCCCTCGCCTCGCCGGGGCCCCGCCGGGAGCGGCTGGCGCAGAGCGCGGCGCGGGGCCTGGCCGCCGTGCTGGGAGCCACCCGGCTGCGGGGCCCCGAGCTGCTGCGGGAGCTGCTGGCCGAGCTCTGCGCCTGCCTCGGCACCCCCCCGGCACCGGGACCCgcaccgggaccggcaccggcaccgggacccgCCTCGGAGGAGCTGAAGCTGGCCGTGGTGGAGGCGCTGCACGCCCTGATCCATTCGGCCGACGGGGACGTTATCCTGTCGCTGTACCGGCCGCCGGCCCTGCACCTCCTGGGCTTCACCGTGTCGCTGCTGCTGGGCCTGGCGGAGCGGGAGAGAGCGAGGCAGCTGAAGATCTCCGCGCTGAAGTGCCTGCAGGCCCTCGTCCTGCGGTGCGAGTGTCAGCAGCACAGGCGGCTCCGTGAGGACGAGGAGCAGCAATGTGGGGATATGTTCGCCTCGTTTCTGCCTGGCGTGTCTCTGGCGCTGTCCCGAGTTATTACTGCGGACATCAAACAAGGGCACGCAACCACCGTGGCTGCCCTCAGAGTGTTCTACCAGGTTGTTGGCTTGGTCATGGCTGATGAGCAGCTAGCCAGGATCCCAGAGAATAAAGAGAAGCCGTCAGGGGAACAAAGTGGAGTATCAAAACTGGTGGTCCACAGAGGACCTGACTGGAGTAAAAATACCGCAGAAAAACTCTCTCTCCTCTTGCATAAAATTGTTGAACGATCTTCAGTTCACTCGCACTGGAAAGTGAGACTGGAGCTGGTGGAACTCGTCCATCACTTAGTGAGGAACTGCAGGCAGTCACTAGTGGACTCGTTCACTCATCTTCTAAAGGCCGTGGTCGGGCTGGTTAACGACGAAAACAGCGAAGTCCAGAGCAGATGTAACGAGGTTCTGCAGCACATTGCGGAGCAGCAGCTGGTAGCACACAACAGGGCTCTTGCTGATGTTCTCTCGGAGAACCTCCATTCCCTCGCCACAGTTCTGCCTCGCCTCATGAACTCTCAGGACGACACGGGCAAGTTTGCCACTCTGAGCTTATTGCTTGGCTACCTGAAGCTGCTGGGCCCCAAGGTTAACATCGTCCTCAACTCCGCATCCCACCTCCACCGGCTGTCCAAAGCACTGATGCAAGTTCTGGAGCTGGACGTGACGGATGTGAAGATAGTGGAAGACAGGCGCTGGGGCTCTGGGAGCGGGTACGAGGGCTCCTTGCAGCACGGTGTGCAGAAGGGCGGGTgccagaagaaatatttccGCTTCTTCACGGAGGAAAAAGttttccagctccttcagcaagtttgccgTGTTCTTGGCTACTATGGAAACCTCTACTTGCTGGTGGATCATTTCCTGGGGCTGTACAGCGAGTCTGCCCTGTACCGAAAGCAGGCTGCAATGGTCCTCAACGAGCTgattgcaggagctgctggcgtAGGGGTGGATGTACTTCAGCAGAGGGAAGTTCCACTGGATGTGGATGATATCAAAGGGGCCATAACATCCGTTCTTGATGAGTACACAGACCAGGCAAACTGGTACTTAGTCACCAGCATTGATGCGGAAGAAGCCAGCCAGGAGCTCTCCGTGAATCACTCAGGACTTGctgccctccccggggctgcGTGCGGCAGCGTTCTGCCACCCCCAGACCTGTGTGTAACGACCCGCACCATGAACAGCAACATCTGGCAGATCTGCATCCAGCTGGAAGGGGTCGGCTGCTTCGCCACAGTCCTTGGGAAAGAATTCCGGTTGCTTCTGCTGTCAGCTCTCTACCCAGTGCTGGAAAAGGCCGGAGACAAAACTCTGCTCATCAGTGAGACGGCGATGGGAACGCTGGTGGACATCTGCGAGGCCTGCAGTTACGACTCCGTGCAGTGTTTGATTAACGAGAACTCTGACTACCTGGTGAACGGGATTTCCCTGAATTTGCGCCACGTGGCACATCGGCCGCACGCGTCCCAGGTGCTGGACACCATGCTGAGGCACTCGGATGCCAGCTTGCTGCCGCTGGTAGAAGACGTCATCCAAGACGTCCTGTCGACGCTAGATCAGTCGTACAATCACCAGGCTTCCACCTTCCTCGGGGTCCTCCACTCACTCGTGGCAGCTCTAG TCAAGTGGTTCGGGCCGTCCCACAGCGAGGAGCCCCAGCGGAGGCAGGCTGCTGAGAGGCAGAGCGGGACTTTGGGCCAGGTGCAGGCGGCGATAACAGGGCAAGAAGTGGAGCAATTCTTCCTCGACTATGTCAGACAGAAGCAGGTTGCAGAGGGCAACCTTTCTGACTCTGGTGATGAGGAGGCAG ATGAGGTTCCCCCTGTTGCTAAACTTGAGCCAAGCAACTCTGACACAGAAGGAGAAACTCCTCTGCCCAGCCACGCTCAGCTGGCCAAAGATGTGATGGGAAGGTGCATCCACTTGCTGTCTGACAGGAGCCTCCGTGTGCGGCTGAAG GTCCTGGACGTGCTGGAGCTCTGTGTAACCGTGCTGCATCCTCACAGAAACCATCTGCTTCCCATGGCTCATCGTGTCTGGCCAGCTCTCGTCACCCGGCTGATCAGCGACGACCCTCTGGCAGTGCTGAGAGCCTTCAAG GTGCTGTGTACCCTGGCTCAAAAGTGTGGGGACTTCTTGAGACAGAGATTCTCCAAAGACGTCCTGCCTAAGCTGACCAGTTCCCTCCTCAGCCAGGCCCCAGCAAGTGCCAGAGCTGGGCCTGTGTACAGCCACACGCTTGCCTTCAAGTTACAGCTGGCTGTGTTGCAGGGACTGGGGTCTCTGTGCGAGAAGCTGGACATGG GTGAGAGCGACCTGAATAAAGTGGCAGATGCTTGCCTGATTTACCTCAGCGCCAAGCAACCCATGAAGTTGCAAGAAGCTGCCCAGAG CACATCTGTGTCCTGTAGAACAGGGTCTCTCATAGAGGTTAGCCCTTGCTCTGAGAAGGCTGCGAGAGGTTAA